In Cryptomeria japonica chromosome 5, Sugi_1.0, whole genome shotgun sequence, the genomic window accaactaatatctagatgataacagatcattcttagtgctggtgaacaatataacctgtcggtgaaccagataccagtgactgtgcataagtcactaaacatgccagcaaaaataaccaaagatctccacaaagataagtgttgacatcaatgacaaaaccaatgcagcacatccataataccaacaacattaatgtcggtccataacctagatcaaccaggaccaagtattggtccacatgctttagcaatgatctccaaatgtcaagtctcgaacatgatcaccaacaacacccTGAAACttcatcaaaagctgcaccaacaccaattataaaatgcatcaaagatctccaccaaaagctcttcTGGTGAcaccctcgccgaaaccagaaaccaatttTCATAGCAAGCCGGATAGTATCCAATCACTAGTCCAAAACCAAccgaccaaatatgagtataagcattatgaacaagtgaatgccatcaccagattataccagagtcaactAGATCACACCAGAtctaagttaaccaaaaaccactcaacctaccgggactagaagggtgccagtaaagcatcaaaacaactagtgttggcatcaatgacaaaacatcaatgcaacacataatcaattccaccaaatggccaacaaatcaTAGATAATCATAAATTATAGAGTAATAAAGTATGTGAGACATTATTATAGACAATGATATCATCCCCACCTCTAACATTATAGGTGATGAAATTTTTAAAATCATTGAAAACCATAGAACACACGTTTTCTAGGAGAGAAGTTATCTTAGTTTAGACAAGAATATTTTTCACATGAGATCCTAAGTTTGCCACCCTATCTGTTGACATTTTGCCTTCCTTGAAGGTATGCTTGAGTATATTGTACACTAGTCTCATCATATTGAGGTGATACTCAAGGATAAGATAACTAATATATTATTTGATGGTAGCTTTACCATTCACCATCATAATGAAATTTATAGAACATCCTTTATAACTATCATCGTTTAAGTCATAGTTGGGTTAATAGTCCCTCGATTTTGGCTCCCTTTAGTTGATCCATTAAAGTTTGTTTTGAACCAACTAAGGTCTAAGATAACTaattagataaataatttctagacATGGGTATAGAGAATATTATCACATGGTTCTTTAAAACAATACTTGggaaaaagaagaataaaatatttaagaaAGAAAATGATTATAAGAAGTAAATTAAGAAGCATTAGAACAAGGAAATATGACAAGATGACGATTTTTATGCAATAATATCTATATTTAATCACTTTTGAGAATAATGAAATTCTCTAAAAAGGGTGGCATACTACAAAATTAGTCCTATAGGTTTATGGGGTAATGAGTAGCTAAAATTTGATTACCTTAAAACTAAACTAACTTATATAATTAATTTCAGAGCTTCTAGATTTGACTGTGTTAAATATTCttgcatcaatgttttgaatcataaTCTATGATTCATCATAACGATGGAGAGTTGGAGTGACATCCTAAGGGGCAAGAAAGGCTTGATGATATTTTCCCATGCAGTTCATTTGATCGACTAGTAATCCAACTATGACTTTCATGATGATAGTTATAAAGAATATTCTATAAATTTCATTATGATGGTGAATGGTAAAGCCACCATCAAATAATATATTAGTTATCTTACCTTGAGTATCACCTCAATATGATGAGACTAGTGTACAGTATACTTAAGCATACCTTCAAGGAAGGTAAAATGTCAATAGATAGGGTGGAAAATTTAAGATCTCATGTGCAAAATATTCTTGTCTAAACTAAGATAAATTCTCTCGTAGAACATTTGTGTTCTATGGTTTTCGATGATTTTAAAAATTGCATCACCTGTAATGTTAGAGGTGGggatgatatcattctcttctccAACTCTCCATCATTATGATGAATCATAGACtatgattcgaaacattgatgcaaGAATAAAACACACAGCTAAATCCAAAATCTTTGAAATTAAAAAACATGAACTATGGAAATCTAATGTCTTTAAGTTATATGATCattaatataatattacataaGTAATTAAATCAGCTTGAGTTGCATCCAAGGCACAGATATGGTATATATAAGAGGTGGATTTTACTTATTATCATCATATTGAATATTATGTTCATACTAAATACTATTAGAGGTAtcaccatcaaaatacatttgaggTTACTTCCTTAAATGGTATATTATTATCATGTATTTGTaacatatttttaattatattactctATTATATATTAAGTAGCTTGAAACTACATGAAAATGATTTTCTATGGGATGTTAAAAAGTCTCATCTTCTTGTATAGTGAATTACTTAAAAAATCCTTGCAAATGGTACAAGTGTCTTCTTATGCGAATACCACTAAAAAATAACTACTTTAGTTGATTATCTATATAGTAACTTGATCAAATTTCAACAAGAAAATATTCCTCTTTTCATAATTCACATTAATATTGCAATCATTGAATTCAAATATtaattgataatggttttattcttcATGTATTTAGTTTAAACTTTCTAAAATGTATTCATGTTGATGCTTCTAATCTCAATCCTAATTTCCCATGTTATGCTCAATGGGATGTTAAAAAGTCTCATCTTCTTGTATAGTAAATTGCTTAAAAAATCCTTGCAATTGGTACAATTGTTTTCTTATGCTAATACCACTGAAAATAACTACTTTAGTTTATTATCTTAAAGTAACTTGATCAAATTTCAACAAGAAAATAATCCTCTTTTGCATAATTCACATTAATATTGCAACCATTGAATACATATATtaattgataatggttttattcttcATGTATTTAGTTTAAACTTTCTAAAATGTATTCATGTTGATGCCTCTAATCTCAATCCTAATTTCTCATGATAtgctcaattttaattttttacttTTGTACTTATGTCctattcattattattttttaattaattcatagtTTATCATCTTGGAATTCAAATTCTTTCTTTTGGATAAGTCTTATTATGTAGACATCTATAACATCACCCCAACTTATTGTGATATATATTGATGTGATTATTTTCAAAGAGCTTTGTTAGATGCATTTTTCTCAAAGATTTATTTAATGCTTCTCCCCAATAATCCTTTCCTTATTTATAACCCAAAATAGCTTTTATACAATTCATATTTTGAACttatattcatttttttatttctcaAACATTTATGTTTCATTATAAATCCTCCTACACTTCTACATCACTcaaaaattttataatttattttcagTTCTTTTGATACTTTAATTATGAACTTTTTATAGCCCATTAGACACCACTCCTTAGgatggttttgttttatttttaatttcattttagtattttatattgtattattcatttgtATCTTAtatacattttctctctcatataCATAGGATACACTTATTACTTTTTCTTTGTCAATTAGTTTGTTCATAGTTTTCAATGCACTTATGATTAAAAAACacataaattctaatctaatttaTATTGACTACTTATAAACGTCAAACTATACTTAATTTCCCATTTTCCTTATCATGCGATATTTTAGTTTCTTAAACACAAAAGCAAGAATAATTTCACTCCCACGTCTTCAAATTAAGTCCAATTCTTCGCCTAATTAGAACATTCATATATTTTATAAAGTAACTTGTTTTAACATTTAAGCAATTTAATAATTTGATAGAATATAATTAACTCATTGAATAGTTATTGTCTTTGATGAGACTATTCTCTTTTATATTTTGATACACATGTTATAATAATGTGTCATTATGAACAAAGGTTTTGAAAGTTTATTTCTCTAAATTAGATCAACAATTAAATAGTGGATAAGAATTGAACTTACGTGATGTTTTGTCAAGATTCAATTGCATAACTTTTTAATCAATCTTGATTGATCAATATTTCATGATAAGTGATTTAGAACAACACATCGCTTATtatttgaaaacataaaaaaataatttaaaataataatgttCTATCTACAATAACATATATTAGAATTATTAATGAAATAtgcaatattaaaatatattttttaagttttataTGATATCCTATCCACCTATCCATTGAACCTCTTATAGATACGTGCTGGTATAGTGAAATTTGAAAGAAACTCTGTTCGAGGTGATACGGAGGGCCATGCACTTAGGTAAAGACCTGCATCTACATTTGCAAACCCAACTTTTAAAAGCCTTCTGTGGGATCATTTTCAGGATTTATCTCTTCCTTCGTGAcgtatttttcttccttctccgtTTCGGAAGATTGGGATTGACGTAGAGCCTGTTTTTCCTTAATCTTGGCATCCAGGGCACTAATCACATTGCTCACTGCTTTGTCAGGACTGTCCACTTTACTCATCAGAATTTCTATAATTTCAGCAGGAGTCATTTCGGCCCCGGTAGTGATCTTCTCCTCCACCAAAGGATAAAGTTCGTGAGCTTCAATTCTCAAATAACTGAAAGCGAGAATTTTAAAAACTGCGAAGTTGCAGTAAGAGAGTTCAATGTGGACATCCATTCTCCCACATCTAAGAAGAGCGGGATCGAGATGTTCAGGGTGGTTAGTAGTAAAGATAATAATACGCTCCTCACCGCAGCAAGACCACAATCCATCCGTAAAATTGAGCAAGCCAGAAAGGGTAAGTTGACTTCGCAGCTTGCTTTCTGTGGCCTTCTCCTTCGACTCTCTATCCGTAAGATCGATGGAGCAGTCAATGTCCTCGATAACAATGATGGCCTTTTCACTGGTCTGAGTAAGAAGGGCACGGAGCTCCTGGTTATGAGAGACCTTAGTGAGTTCAAGATCATAGATGtcatatttcatgtagtttgccaCGGCGGCAATTAAGCTGGACTTTCCCGTTCCGGGAGGGCCATGAAGAAGGTAACCGCGTTTCCAGGCGCGACCGATCTGTCTGTAGAAATCTTTTCCGGCCTTAAATCGATCAAGATCATTGATAATTGTTTTCTTTATGAATGGATCGAGTGCGAGCGTATGAAAAGTAGATGGGTGCTTGAAAGGCATGCTATTCCATCCTTGTCCACGAATGGCGCAAAATCCACTGTTGGTATATAATTTGAGTTCCCTTTTGCCCAGTTTATGCTCTGCCGCCTTTTCGGATACGTGGTTCAAATAGGCCTTGAGGAGGGTCTGGTCTAGTTTGTTCATTTTGAGAGTATAGGCGTGTCTTTCAACGGTTTCTTTGTCCACCATTTTCTGTATGGTGTGTTGGGTCCAGCACATTCTCACTCCGCGAAATGACTCGTGGATGAGTTGGTCTGTGTCCGGAGAGATGCCCAACTCTCTCGCATTCACGCCTCGATACGCCGTTAGATTGCGAGCTTCCGCCGCGCTTTCCAGAGTTTTCACGTACTCTTCCGCGTCCGTGTACAGCTCGTTCATGTTCCATCCGTGCTTTCCTTTGAATTCTGGGAGGCTCACGCAACAATACAGATTTACGGAGTCAAAAATGCGCATCACCCATTGTCTCACGATTTGGCGTACCTGTGGGGGAACATAGCTTTGTACGAATGTCATAAACCCGATTATGGAAAATATCTTTCCGATTAAGGCTTCCATTTCCATTTTTCAATACAAATTATCAAGTGCTTGCTCAGTTTTGGTTAGATGACAACAGTTTTTCATGTTTTATAGAGGCTGTAAGCGTCGTCTCGCTATCAAAACGGCATTATTACCTTACACGTCGTTAAAACTTTTAATTACACCACGGCCAACAAATCGTGCACGCTCGAGGTCGAGAATTACAATCTTCATAATTATAATTACTCATTACTATGGTTACGAGTTTCAAAATCTTGAGTATGTTTAATATTGGTGGCATGCTTCTTGGAAATAGAGGGAGGTGAAACAATAGAAAACAAACATAAGATTTATATTCATCAATGTAAAAAATTACACCTCCTGATCACAAACTCACACTCACAGATACTCACAGATACCATAACATAAGTCTGAAACATTACAGACTTATATTGGTGGCATGCTTCAGCTCATACTCACAGATACCATAACATAAGTCTGAAACATTACACCTCCTGATCACAAACTCACAAACACCATTACAAATTCATAGTTGCTTAAGCTGCTTCTCACACAATCTCACAGAACTACTGCTCATAAAATCTCCTTACAGCTCTACAGAGCTGGACTCATGGAAGAGAAAGTTACCATTACAAACTCACTGCAATATATAGAAATAGTGGACTGCTACGACAGGGTGGTATTTAGAGCATTGGTGACTGCAACAAGATAAGGTaagatttattaggcattggtTGGATGTGATTTTCTATCCATTAATAAATATAGATCACATCTCAAGGTCATGGGAAATCACACATATTAATAAGAAGATAGGAAAATGATAAGTTTAATAAATACCTATATGTAAGGAATGGTTTTTTTTTTGTATACTGCTGCACGCTCTTAAGGAATAGGGTTGCGATGTTAACAAAATACCTAGATTTaaggaatgtttttttttttgtacaCAGATGGATGTCGTCTATATGTCTCTCTGATTTTAGACTTATGCCTATTACTGTAACTATCATCTTCACATGAAAGAGCTTAACAAGTGATAATGATAAGTGGGCTTGAAGTGGATAGCATTACTTTCAGTCACTCCTTGATGACTGAAATATTGAtatgtgggctatggtattattcaATAGAGTTGGATGAAATATTGTTTGTGCATTTAGTTGTTTTGTAATGGTTAATTAGAGTGTTATCGTTATGATTTTAGCATTGATAAGTTCAATGAGTTATGTTTAGAAGGTGTTCTCTCTTACCTGAGTTTCTTCGCTTATCCATCTTTGTTTATTTTCATCTCAAGTGTGCTTAAGAAGGGTAGTATTCTCTTAAATTTAATTGAACACCAAACTAATCAAAACTTAATTCCTAGATATAACTAATGTAAAAGAAGTATAAAATGAGACGGTAAAATTGAAGTAAAGTGGTTATAGCATGCTAATttactttttaaaatttttaacgtttgttttattttgaattttgttgaatatttatttaatgtcTCATGATGGAATCGATGGATTCATAATTCTTGTTTTCCATTCTTTTTGAAAGTAGTCATATTGTAATTAAGACTATTATGTATAAAaagaatcaattttattttttttctttttatttacaaaataaaGCGTAAGGTAGTTATATTCTTGCAACACCATTTTTATAGGTTTTTTCATGTGACTTAGattatattttttaagtttttaatttttaagattcaTTTTCAAATCAACTTTTTCATCTATCGCAAGATACTAAGTGTAATTAAAATCTTATTCTGCCTAAGGTAATAAAATGTAAACTAACAAAGAAACAACATCAAAGTGTTATAATCCTTAGGCAGATTGATGAAATCTTATTACTAAAAAGACTCAATCtttcaaacaaaaaatattttgattaaatAACCTAGAAGAATCTTTAAGATTCTTTTACAACTAATTTAGTTAGGTTCATCATAGCATCCACCATTCATATGTCATTTTTTCTCCTCTTAAGGTGGCCCATTTATTGAAAATAGAAGACTTaaattgagattgatttgagaggaAAGAAAAGAGGCTTACTACACTTTGCCAAAATTCAATGTGATTTCCGTTATGTCATTTTAAGCCTAATTGAGTTCTATTCTACTCTAAAAGTTCATTGTTAATATTACTGATATACATACTCAATTTTGCCTATACAtctttttgttgaagaaacatCCGTATGGTACATAGGCAATTGTTTCACTGGCATTAACCTATGTATATCAATAATGATAATGTTTTCTTAAATATTTCTTGAGCCAAAATTATATAGAGGTGAATAGTTTCTCAAATCTGAGGACCATAATTTTCTATTATTGTAGGTTGAAATCACTTAATTTTTAAAGCTTCACATTAGTTTCTTGATCGACTTATTAGTGGAATGAAGTAGATTATCTACATTCTTAGGTTCCATTTCATAGTAatgttataaatataatattatctcTTGAATTTACATCACCTCCACCTTTCTCCAAGGAAACCTTACATTGGTCTCTAAGATTCATTCTTGTTGATGTGCTTGTCATGAGAATCTTGGTCATATTTGAACCTTCAAACAAGCATTGCACAAATGTCTTAAAACAATTGGTTTCTACTATTTgcaaaatattttgattattatttgaTAGGATGTTCAACAACCCCccaacttcttcaacaacacaaATTCCTTCACTATCAAGCATGTCGAGTCCCAGTAACAGAATGCAACCTTGAACTCAACCAATTTGTTTGTATATTTTTGAGTTTCTATTTAACTCTAACAATAGCACCATTGTGTGCTTTAATTCCTCATTTATAGGCTCTACTGCATCAGTATCTTGTTGAAAAACACCACAACGAGGAGCCACAACCACCACTATGCATGCACTTTAAGCTAAGACTTCTTGTAGAACACCTGTTAAACTTCCCAATTCATCTGCTCAGAACCAATAAGCATACTCACTAGTTGCAACTATAATGAAAATCATCCTTGCCAATGGAGGGATGTTGTTGTAATTTTTGAAATAGTCTTATCTCCACACAAAATggcacttcaaaaaaaaaattagatgtgCAAAACACAACATTTTTTTGTTCACTTTTTTATGTTTTAAGAGCAATAGGGATGCAGAGAAAGAAGATTTCACTCTTGAAAATTTCACAAATATCtgttgtattttgtgaattttaaAATCTTTACAAAGTGTTGTTTTGTGTACAGATTAGTTGCATCTATGATTTTTTGTGCTACAGAAGTTACTTTATTTTTTTTTGCTTGAGAAAAAGAACCCATACGAggagaaaataaaaaacaacaacatgTCTTTCGAAGTATTACGCTTAAGAGATATATTTTGGAAGCTTCTCTTTGCCCTCTCTCTTCATCCCACAAAAATGTTCAAGCATGCCACGTGTATGCTGTAAAATACATTGCACCAAATATGCATTTTGTAGATTTGAACTTTATCTCCCTTCATGAATTtgcaaaaatatgaaattcaaataCTTGCGTGAAGTTAAAACATGTaaagaataaacattaaaaaatattgaTAAATATTTCACAAATCATTTAAAAGATCAAAATAGTTCCATTTGCATTTGAAATTTTGGAAAACTAgcactctattattttcttaagTCGAGCAAATGGAAAATTTCACCATGGGCACATGAGATGTATGAGAGTCATGAAAATTTGCGAGACATCACAATGAGAATTTCAAGAAGATTTATGAGACCTCCTTTGTATTCGAGCCTGCCAAAAGGGGGTGCTTGACCCAAATTATTTTTGATAATGTATCATTTGaactcaaataataatttaattaaaagaatAAACTATTTAGGCCGAAATATCAATTGGCTCATATTAGATCTACACGATTTGAAACTTTTTTTGGAGTCCTTTCAAGCCTGTCGGTGGTTGCACATGCATTAAAAAATACATCAAAACTCACCTAGAGACCATGAAATTAGAGGAACTTACCAAGATTCGTCTTCAAATAAATTCACCAAATATTTTTACCTGACAAAAATTTATTCATCAAATTTGGGCTCATAGTTAGATCCAACAAGGCACAAACACTAACTAACATTATGCACTTCAAAAACTTAAGGCATTGTAAATGTGTCAAATTTGTAGGTGCCAACAATGGCTCATGTTTGGAGACACATGCACCTTGTGAGGATGGAACCATTTTCAATTTCTTCAGGATGTAGACTAGGTTCATATTCTATTGGGCAACTCTACCACTACAATGAACACCGACAATCAAACCTCATTTGGTGGCCCTGCGCCACAAAAAATGAAGAGCCTATATTGGTCTCTATAATTCACCTGATTTTCATCTGAAAAACTTAAACCTAATTTAAAAATATAACGACACTCTATCTGATCACACACAGACGACTTAAATCACagacactaagctttgacttctaggcttaaaagtgataaacactcaaagttgactgaCACTCTCTAGCTTAATATATTACTTAGTATGTGTGGTTTAAGGTTGGCCAATAACACACACTATCACTAACATCTCTTACCATTCCATTGAGCCCAACACTATTAGTATTACTTTGTTCAATCTTCATTGTGCAACCAAGCTTAAACTTAAAAAAATTATCATCATGTGACAATAACATGCCACATTAATCATCCTCGTATTTATAAAATTTTACCATGCACTATTGGACAGCTATCCAACAAAACCCAAAAGTAAAAATATTCATAATCTACATGGAATTTGTCATCAACCACATTTACATTATCAAATAATTGAGCATTAGATACAAAAATGTTGACAAATATCTCTGATGAGAATTGCATTAATTTACCAAGGTGGTATTTCAGCTCTAACTTAGCAAAAGTGTAAAACTAATATACATCCTTTCATTTATTATTTGGAATATTTTTCATTTCTAATTGGAAATCATCCTTTGTAGCAAGAAAAAATTGCTCATCCATAGTTTCCATTTCCATTTTTCTTGTAGAATTTTAACATTCATATTCACTTTTACTTTTTAACTCTACCACAACAGAAAAGTATAATTCATCATTATCCATAGCAACTTGAGTAGCATTCAAAGAGGAGATATTATAAATGTTGGACAGATCTGATCCCCGGAGTAACCTAAGAGTGGGGGGGTCAATCAATTTACTATCAGAAATCTgaactattgcatatcaaaaccttcaacaaaatcaaagataaaacatgaaagaacaatacactcaacaccaaaattttgacgtcgaaaacccggtaaagggaaaaaccatggtgggaaatcctacccacaatcagatgataattCTATAGAAGTATGTGAATTAATTACAATGAGGATTGCACTTGCAACCAGGACAaccgtctagagctcactgctcctaaaaaaaagaagtcacactgacttacataaacatcggattacaatccaaaaagaatgaattATGAAAGtggcatctactaatgcttgatatagttccgtTTAAGCATAGATGTTTTCCCCGCAATACAAGACCTTCTCAAACCTTCCCTGAATTATAtaaccttgttcgcacataaactaCTTTCTGATAATGCAGGCATAGCCATCCATGAtgccaattacatgaataagtcacctataaatacagatcataaaccttattgacaaggtctgctaaaccctaaactcataaacccataattacaaaaaatacatcatACGATACCAattgaccaatattatgatttatattacacaACATTTACCTAAATCAAGTAACAAAACAACTATATCCACTAGAAATTTCACTAAGACTAAAATCCAACATACTTTACCAAatggtagaaaccctcaatgaaataaCAAAAATTCTAATCAGATCCAGATAGGACCACCTATAAAGTATACCAGCTAATGCAACACAATCAAACAACTAGAATgcaatcaagaagcaccttcagcacaATAGAAACTGTTCCCATAGGCCAAACCAAAATTGTTtgaccaaatcatcaaataatgcTTATGAGCAAAGGTAAccggtaccaggaaataccaactgAGAACAAAAGAGATAgcaaccaaagcaccaaatcatcaaccaatagaatatagaaagcatataaccatctagaataagcatccaaaactgattctagaGGTCTGAGCATgccagatcagaatcatagccaaaaccaagatgatcaccaagactaatcgagataggtccaaccgagatatagtgttgacatcaatgacaacacttaacgaAATCTAGCATATATGCCAACAATAAATAATATCGTTCACATCAATATCCCTTGATTCAGTAAAAATATCCACTCTATATTTGAACAAAAAATATGATccattcttcaactcatcaaacaACTCTCGCAATGTATAAGCATGGAGTTTTGACTTATCTCTAATCTTAAACCTTTCAAGAACATCTAACTTGAAGCTAATATGATCAACATCACAAAGAAATATTTTAGTATACAAATCATGTTCACAATCATCAAATTGATCATTtacacattttattttttttagtaaaTGGTTGAAGCCAAAGATCCTATTAGATATTAAAAGATTAATACAAAGTTTTGAACATAAACAAAACATAGGGACAAATCACCCAATTCTATGTTAGATAACAATATGAGGACCTATAATGTCTAGATTAAGACAAGACCAAATTGACAATGGTAGAAATAGTAAATGATATTGCTAAGAGAAAAAATTGAAGACTTCCTTGCCTTAGCCTCTTGGCTCATGAAAAGATGCTCATGAATATAGTTGAACATGATTAATTTTCTTTGAGAGTTGCTCCACCCGCTCAAAGGTTATCTCCTCCTCATCTTCTTCAGATTAATCTAAAGTTTCGAGACCATATAGGCATTCACCATGCTCATATTTCCATACCCATCCTTCATCTTTATTTACATCATCGCCTATGACTCTCTCTCCCTAGCTGTTAGCCAAAAATCCCATGACTTTCTTTAAAAATTAAAACCCCCCTGATTCTGAAATATCTTGCCTCAAAGCTCTAATGGTTCTATATAGTGAATTGGAATCCTTGGCTGCTCCCTTGCCCTAATTTTAACTACAAAATATTATCTAGGAAATAAGATTGTGAGTCAATCATCGCtcactaacaacactctatccaatTCACCTATAAATGTCCCTTTAAAAATACAGTGACACAACATTTTTGCATCCAATTTTCTTTCTGCCATGTATAATATTATGGCAATAAACATTGCCAAAATGTTTGCATTTATATGGTATCTATGATTAGCAGGGATAAACTCTAGACCCAAAATAGATTTTACTACATACAAAATTAGCTTATTTGAGAAATTGATTACCTCTCCTAGACATTTTTGAGTAATCT contains:
- the LOC131035457 gene encoding AAA-ATPase At5g57480-like, which encodes MEMEALIGKIFSIIGFMTFVQSYVPPQVRQIVRQWVMRIFDSVNLYCCVSLPEFKGKHGWNMNELYTDAEEYVKTLESAAEARNLTAYRGVNARELGISPDTDQLIHESFRGVRMCWTQHTIQKMVDKETVERHAYTLKMNKLDQTLLKAYLNHVSEKAAEHKLGKRELKLYTNSGFCAIRGQGWNSMPFKHPSTFHTLALDPFIKKTIINDLDRFKAGKDFYRQIGRAWKRGYLLHGPPGTGKSSLIAAVANYMKYDIYDLELTKVSHNQELRALLTQTSEKAIIVIEDIDCSIDLTDRESKEKATESKLRSQLTLSGLLNFTDGLWSCCGEERIIIFTTNHPEHLDPALLRCGRMDVHIELSYCNFAVFKILAFSYLRIEAHELYPLVEEKITTGAEMTPAEIIEILMSKVDSPDKAVSNVMQFLKSSKTIEHKCSTREFILV